The following proteins are encoded in a genomic region of Actinomycetes bacterium:
- a CDS encoding 16S rRNA (uracil(1498)-N(3))-methyltransferase: protein MFALPTDLLLAGAELVLDGPEGRHAGTVRRVRVGEQVVVTDGAGHGVEAEVLAVGPDGVRLGVRSRWEEPAPQPRVVVVQALPKGDRGEVAVETLTEVGVDVIVPWAAARCVTRWREDRAAKSLARWRSTAREAGKQARRVRWPDVRPLASTADVAALLASAAAGLVLHEEATTPLASVPVPPEGDVVLVVGPEGGISPEELAAFSAAQHVRLGPSVLRTSTAGTVAAGIVLSRTPRWSISATRR, encoded by the coding sequence GTGTTCGCCCTCCCAACCGATCTCCTGCTCGCCGGGGCGGAGCTCGTCCTCGACGGCCCCGAGGGGCGGCACGCGGGCACCGTGCGCCGCGTCCGGGTCGGGGAGCAGGTCGTGGTGACCGACGGGGCAGGCCACGGCGTCGAGGCCGAGGTCCTGGCCGTGGGGCCAGACGGCGTCCGCCTCGGCGTGCGGTCGCGGTGGGAGGAGCCGGCACCGCAGCCGCGAGTCGTCGTGGTGCAGGCCCTGCCCAAGGGCGATCGTGGCGAGGTCGCCGTCGAGACCCTGACCGAGGTCGGGGTCGACGTGATCGTGCCCTGGGCCGCCGCCCGCTGCGTGACCCGCTGGCGCGAGGACCGAGCGGCGAAGTCGCTCGCCCGGTGGCGCTCGACGGCCCGCGAGGCGGGCAAGCAGGCGCGGCGGGTCCGCTGGCCGGACGTACGCCCGCTGGCGAGCACCGCCGACGTCGCGGCCCTGCTCGCCTCGGCGGCCGCCGGCCTCGTGCTCCACGAGGAGGCGACGACGCCGCTGGCGTCGGTACCGGTGCCGCCGGAGGGGGACGTGGTGCTGGTCGTCGGCCCGGAGGGCGGGATCAGCCCCGAGGAGCTCGCCGCGTTCTCCGCCGCGCAGCACGTACGGCTGGGTCCGTCCGTCCTGCGGACCTCGACGGCCGGGACCGTCGCCGCCGGGATCGTGCTCTCCCGCACACCTCGGTGGTCGATCAGCGCTACCCGACGGTGA
- a CDS encoding GerMN domain-containing protein → MNDDELYAERLREVLHGEGSAMSVSDDGLGKILQGAGDGEPPRRRPSWVAPLAVAAAAVLLLGGVALGISLTRGSGSPTATPGTSGSTSAVVSPSEQVSQATGSTGTSALPSGGHSSASTASSPTESAALAVYYVADVPGVGTRLYREFHTLPTEASPTGRITAALDELFGGNAVDPDYTTLWPSGTQALSVRVDGDLATVNVSDFPHIGEQGQAMAIQQVVWTVTAADPSVKRVQIQVNGQPPQGAASLGKPTARGNSLDTLANVWILAPAEGSTVASPVKVTVYGTGFEGNVIVRVLKDDGTQVAQKAVTTQMGAFASASTTFTLPAGGYQVQALNDNGKNATLLLWDTKNFTVG, encoded by the coding sequence ATGAACGACGACGAGCTCTACGCAGAGCGGCTGCGTGAGGTGCTGCACGGGGAAGGGTCGGCCATGTCGGTCAGCGACGACGGTCTCGGGAAGATCCTGCAGGGGGCCGGTGACGGCGAGCCGCCGCGCCGCCGCCCGTCGTGGGTGGCCCCGCTCGCGGTGGCCGCGGCGGCGGTCCTGCTGCTTGGCGGCGTCGCCCTCGGCATCAGCCTGACCCGCGGAAGCGGCAGCCCGACGGCGACCCCCGGCACCAGTGGCTCGACGTCAGCCGTGGTCAGCCCCAGCGAGCAGGTGTCGCAGGCGACCGGCTCGACCGGCACGTCCGCGCTCCCCTCCGGGGGGCACTCGAGCGCCTCCACCGCCTCCTCGCCGACGGAGTCGGCGGCGCTGGCCGTCTACTACGTCGCCGACGTGCCCGGCGTCGGGACCCGGCTCTATCGCGAGTTCCACACCCTGCCGACCGAGGCCAGCCCCACCGGGCGGATCACCGCCGCGCTCGACGAGCTGTTCGGCGGCAACGCGGTCGACCCCGACTACACGACCCTGTGGCCCTCCGGCACCCAGGCACTCTCGGTGAGAGTGGACGGCGACCTGGCCACTGTCAACGTCAGCGACTTCCCGCACATCGGGGAACAGGGTCAGGCGATGGCCATCCAGCAGGTGGTGTGGACGGTCACCGCCGCGGACCCGTCGGTGAAGCGGGTCCAGATCCAGGTCAACGGTCAGCCACCGCAGGGTGCCGCGTCCCTCGGCAAGCCGACCGCGCGCGGCAACTCCCTCGACACCCTCGCCAACGTCTGGATCCTCGCACCCGCAGAGGGGTCGACGGTCGCCTCGCCGGTGAAGGTGACGGTGTACGGCACCGGCTTCGAGGGCAACGTCATCGTGCGGGTCCTGAAGGACGACGGCACCCAGGTCGCGCAGAAGGCGGTGACCACGCAGATGGGCGCCTTTGCCAGCGCGAGCACCACGTTCACCCTGCCCGCCGGGGGCTACCAGGTCCAGGCCCTCAACGACAACGGCAAGAACGCCACGCTCCTGCTCTGGGACACCAAGAACTTCACCGTCGGGTAG
- a CDS encoding SigE family RNA polymerase sigma factor, whose translation MPGVSVVGRRAVREVDAVGRHAAPWPPDDPHSWDAEQAVTVLYSGHYGTFVRVAALLVRDVPTAEEVVQEAYVGLFRRWDRLRDPDAAVGYLRQAVVNGARSVLRRRGTAERAAEALPATPAPAPDPAASLADRRAVIDALARLPERQREVLVLRYYADWSEADIAAALGISPGAVKSYASRGVQALRPVLASWGQDR comes from the coding sequence ATGCCAGGGGTGTCGGTCGTCGGCCGGAGGGCGGTGCGCGAGGTGGACGCCGTCGGTCGGCACGCCGCGCCCTGGCCGCCCGACGACCCGCACAGCTGGGACGCCGAGCAGGCGGTGACCGTCCTCTACAGCGGTCACTACGGCACCTTCGTGCGGGTGGCGGCGTTGCTGGTGCGGGACGTGCCGACCGCCGAGGAGGTCGTGCAGGAGGCCTACGTCGGTCTGTTCCGGCGCTGGGACCGGCTGCGCGACCCCGACGCCGCCGTCGGCTACCTGCGGCAGGCAGTCGTCAACGGCGCCCGGAGCGTCCTGCGGCGCAGGGGGACCGCGGAGCGCGCGGCCGAAGCCCTGCCGGCGACCCCGGCGCCGGCCCCCGACCCGGCCGCGTCGCTGGCCGACCGCCGGGCGGTGATCGACGCCCTCGCCAGGCTCCCGGAGCGCCAGCGTGAGGTGCTCGTCCTGCGCTACTACGCCGACTGGTCCGAGGCGGACATCGCCGCGGCCCTGGGCATCAGCCCCGGTGCGGTCAAGTCGTACGCCTCGCGCGGGGTCCAGGCCCTTCGTCCGGTGCTCGCGAGCTGGGGGCAGGATCGATGA
- a CDS encoding low molecular weight protein-tyrosine-phosphatase gives MAYRICLVCSGNICRSPTAEVVLRSLLGDAGLADEVTVGSAGIGGWHVGERADPRSLRVLAAAGYDGSSHRVRQFDPTWFDELDLVLALDRGHLDDLRALAPDTASRDRVLLLRSFDPAAVAAGTLEVEDPYFGAAADFERVLREIEAACAGLVEHLDDTLVTR, from the coding sequence GTGGCCTATCGCATCTGCTTGGTCTGCTCGGGCAACATCTGCCGCTCGCCGACCGCCGAGGTCGTGCTGCGCTCGCTGCTGGGCGACGCCGGGCTGGCCGACGAGGTCACGGTCGGCTCGGCCGGGATCGGCGGGTGGCACGTCGGTGAGCGTGCCGACCCGCGCTCGCTGCGCGTCCTGGCCGCCGCCGGCTACGACGGCAGCTCCCACCGGGTACGCCAGTTCGACCCGACCTGGTTCGACGAGCTGGACCTCGTCCTCGCCCTCGACCGCGGCCACCTGGACGACCTACGGGCGCTGGCGCCGGACACGGCCAGCCGGGACCGCGTGCTGCTTCTACGCAGCTTCGACCCGGCAGCCGTCGCTGCCGGAACCCTGGAGGTCGAGGACCCCTACTTCGGCGCTGCGGCCGACTTCGAGCGGGTGCTGCGCGAGATCGAGGCGGCCTGCGCCGGGCTGGTCGAGCACCTCGACGACACGCTGGTCACCCGCTGA
- a CDS encoding HIT domain-containing protein, whose protein sequence is MEGCLFCGIVAGTIPATIVRESERTLAFRDINPVASTHVLVITKDHHPSIGALAESDPDAAAELLQQAAAVAADDGVDGGWRLVSNTGPDAGQSVHHVHAHVLGGRPFGWPPG, encoded by the coding sequence GTGGAGGGCTGCCTGTTCTGCGGAATCGTCGCCGGGACGATCCCCGCGACGATCGTGCGCGAGAGCGAGCGCACGCTGGCCTTTCGGGACATCAACCCCGTGGCCTCGACCCACGTCCTGGTCATCACCAAGGACCACCACCCGAGCATCGGCGCCCTGGCGGAGTCCGATCCCGACGCGGCCGCCGAGCTGCTCCAGCAGGCGGCGGCCGTCGCCGCGGACGACGGGGTCGACGGCGGCTGGCGGCTGGTCTCCAACACCGGCCCGGACGCGGGGCAGAGCGTCCACCACGTGCACGCCCACGTCCTCGGCGGTCGCCCCTTCGGCTGGCCCCCCGGCTGA